The nucleotide window gagttattttatgtaatttttaaatacatttacactatttaaccttcctttaaaaaataatatgaattcaaAACTACCtataatagagagcattgatgcagacgtatttctaaagtggttagccaaaataactttttagctactatggctaaaatttgactcaaaaattgcTAGCattactaaagatgctctaacggcctattctgacttgtgatgaatatataatctaaaccatccatttatgtctTTATGTCGatgcaagtgcacgtcggtgcactgaatccttCCCGCTCATCCTCTTACTGTCTTACTTACAAAATATGGAATCTTTAAGTGCACCCATTTATACACAAAAGGACACTGCTATAAATCTAACGCTTCGAATCCGGTAAAACCCTATTTTGTTCCTTTCGCACACTACGCAGTTGAAAACCTAGAAGACTCCTACTACctcaccaaaacaaaaaccctgCTTTCGTTTTCGTTTTCATTTTTCTCCAATGGCTCATGATGAGGCAAGAAACTTGGACTCTGAGAAGCAAAGGCTTCTCAGTCAGCACAAAGAGAAGCACTTCACCGCCGGCGAGATCGTCCGTGACATCATCATCGGCGTATCTGACGGCCTCACCGTCCCCTTCGCTCTCGCTGCCGGTCTCTCCGGTGCAAATGCCACGTCCTCGATTGTCCTAACCGCTGGAGTGGCCGAAGTCGCCGCCGGCGCCATCTCCATGGGACTTGGCGGGTAACAATGAATTCTTCTTGCAACTCCTCCATTgtatcttttcttcttttgtttaaaaGATCAGGAGATATTAGTTCCTCGAAACTCATTAAAAGCACAAAACAATTGATGTACAGATATCTTGCGGCGAAAAGCGAAGCGGATCACTATGTGAGGGAGTTAAGGAGAGAACAAGAAGAAATAGTCAATGTTCCGGATACAGGTACTCTTGGGACCAATTACTCTCTTCATTTAGTTGTTTGATGATTAATTTTTGTTAgtgttaattattttgtgatCGTGTGCAGAAGCGGCAGAGGTAGCAGAGATTCTTGCAGAGTATGGAATAGAGCACCATGAATATACACCAGTTGTGAATGCCCTGAGGAAGAACCCACAAGCTTGGCTTGATTTCATGATGAAGTAAGTTAATTGCTTGTTGTTAACAATGTTTAGCTTTAGCTAGGTTGACCCAATAATTACGATCATAACATGTTTTAAGTCCTAAATGTATGGAAATTGAGATTACAAATGCATAGTTACGTGGAAAGAAACATACGAATTGGAGCAAGTGTTTCTGAATGTTCCGGGGAAAAGTGGGGGTCTCAATCAGGGCTAGTTGACAAGGGAAGTGACAAAGTCCACCATCACTAGCCTAATGCAATGATATAAAGCTAATTGCCTTTTAATTTGTGAAGAAAGTTGGTCTTGCTTTTGAAATGTGGACAAAATAAAACCACAGGAAGGGCATGTGGTCCTTGAGCCTGTGAATAGACATATGAAGCATTTCCTGGTTTCACACTTGCACTAGcaataatactttttttttatttattttttttttacccttttCTAATTTCCCCTGATTTTCAGATTTGGTTTAATGTTGATCAGATGCCTGATGGTTATAGTGGACTCTATGGATATATATTCTGGCATGCTTGTTATGTTCATAGATTTAAAATATAGAGGGTTATTAGGCTTTTCCAAACTTATTGCTGGTGGATTTTAAGTTATCAATGATATTCTGGTTGTGGGTGGTTTTAAAAAATCATTTCTTGTTAATGTTTAGTCTACTGAGTAGTCTAGTCAGGTTCAATTTGAGAGTCTTGTACTTCTTTCTTCTCTAAGCTAGTCAGTTTTATGCTAAAGCATATAGAACACTGGTGCTGCCTCATAGACTCGTAGGCTCAATGGTTGCATTGCATGGGTAACATATGGAAACTTCAAATGCAGGTTTGAACTGGGACTGGAAAAGCCAGATCCAAGGAGAGCACTGCACAGTGCACTGACGATTGCAATTTCTTACATTCTGGGTGGAGTGGTACCTTTGATTCCCTACATGTTCATTCCAAGGGCCAGAGAAGCACTGGCTGGGTCTGTAGTGTTAACTTTGGCGGCATTGCTAATATTTGGGTATGCCAAGGGCTACTTCACCGGTAGTAAACCCTTCAAGAGTGCCTTTCAGACTGCCCTCATCGGAGCCATTGCATCCGCTGCCGCCTTTGGCATGGCGAAGGCGATCCATCCATGAAACACTCCTGAGTCCTGAATGACTGTCAAACAGTAACTAGTCTGGCTCCAACTCGTTAAGGGTGTACTTTACCTATGTATGTTTATCATCTTGTGTGGATAAGTTTCAATAATCCTACCAGTATTTGCTTAAAATTTACAGATGATAAAAGTTGTTATGTcctacaaaaattgaataagAATCTCTCTAAATTCAAAATCGGAATAATGAAAATACAACATCGTACGTACAAAGTTTAGATTCAAAGAAAGATTATTCATATATCGAATAACTGAGCTCAATTCATTTCCTATAtacttctcaaatctcaactcaTGGTTTGAATTTAGCAAAAGAACAAAGTAAGAAACTTACGCTCTGAGTAGCCATTTTATACAAGGCCTCAGACGGTGCACAATCTCATATCTACATCAATCGTTAATAGGAACATCATTTGGCGTCCCCATGAAGTTACAATGCAAACAGTAGTTGAAAAAGTATACCAAGTGAGATTAGGAAAAAGGAAGCTCACTACATTTGGCACAGACAACATATATTCTGCTTCTAGTAACATTTGAATTTACATATAGAAACACCAAAACTTTAAACATGTTGGTCTCCCCAAAGATTGTAACCATCAAAATCTGTgaataaacaaatgaaaaagaGTTAAGTAGGATGCAGAACACAACAAATTAACTCCATGTAGTCCAAGCAGATAGTCAGAAGATTATAATATAGGTTCTGAAACAATGACTTACATTTGTTACTTGTGTAAGAAAGATGTACATTTATCCCATTATAAGCTATCACAAGAACCGATATAAAATCCTGTTACTTTCCCAACTGTGTTTCTTGTTTCTTGTTGGGCTCGGAAGCCATGAGACCCAGATGTTCACCAATGAATTCCAAATTCCGAGAGTTCTCCATATTAGATCCATGAACTGATTTGTTCATTTGTTCTATTAAAgaatcaaaatttttggattcgTCCAACTCAGCTGCTGTTGATTCAACCTCCATTCTAGAATCCTCGggctcttttctttcttcctttgcaCCTTCAGTATTTTCTAACAAATAACTAGTTAAAAGAAGCTTCTCCCATGCATTATCATCAACATCAGCATCTGGCAGGATAAATGGCGCATGATTTTCCCGAGGGCTCAACTTATCATCCATTAGCATTTTCACTAAATCAGAATTCACAAAAAAATCTTTCATCCCATCAGGGTAAGAATCAAACTCTGGTTGTTTTCCTGAGCCTGAACTCTGTGTGAGTATAGGCTTTGGTGCTGCGTCCATAGGCGATCGGTACCTTACTATTGCACCATCAGAATTCATGAAAGAATCTCCCACTCCATCGGGATAGGAATCAAATTCTGGTTGTTTCTCTGAGACAAAATTCGGTGTGAATACAGGATCTGGCGCTTCATCTACAGGTTGGTACCTTACTATTACACCATCAGAATTCACAAAAGAATCTATTTCTGGTTGAATCTCCGAACCCGAATGTGGTGTGAAGACAGGCTCTGGTGCTTCATCCATAAGAGGTTGGTACCTTACTATGGCACCATCAGCAGCCATTGGTCTACCATCATCTACTTCTTCTAGCATATTTCCAGCTTCAGCGAAGCGCCAGCTATGTTCTTTTGACTGAACCAGCTGAACTAAAAACCCAGGATTTTGCATTGCCATCACCAGAAATGAGAGCATCTGTTGCTGATCCTTCTCCATTCCATGAAGGCGATCTCTGAGGAGGAGCAAGTTATTTTCTGATATTTCCTGGTGCTGCCTAAGCTTCACCAACTCTTGCTTTAGAGAGATCTTATCAATCTTCAGGTTCTCAACTTCCCTCCACAGACCACTTTCAATGTCTTCAGAAGGTTCATCAGGATCGTCTCTCTGATTGTCTTTCTGCTGCAATGTTTTACTCTGATCAGTGCCCTGCGGATATTTCCTTCTGAAAATATTCTTCAACAAATGCTTTTGACCTCGAATAAATCCTTCATTTGCAAATACATAATGATCCGGATCTATTTTTCTAAAGCCCTGAAACATTGAGAATCATTAGTACTTGACTATGTGTCTGCAGTCGATGTAGATACAATttatcaaagaaaatgaaaaataattttgtCGCAGTTTAGTCTACAAGCATATGTATACAAACACGTTAGTTAAATGTCAATAGCATATCATCACAATTCAGTCGAAATAGCATTCCAAACAGAGATTAAAAAGCTATTGTTCCTTCAGTAGATGCACCCAGGACTTCTATGAATCCATGCTTCCAGACTCCAAactatttcaaacaaatcacaCAATTTCTTTTTTATACTCTTCACGCAAGATAAAACGTTTAACCATACCATCCATCGCTGATGCTACGGCGAGATTGAATAGTCCCTCGGCCAAACTATCTTGACCACATTCAACGCAATAAGAGCTTTAGATGAACTTAAACAATACCAGATTACGTTAACCTCTGCATTGTTAAACTGCGTTATAAGAGCATTAGTCCAAAACAATAATCAGCAAGCTATTCATGCTATTCGACAATGCATAATCAGAAGGGCCTACTCTACTTCTCAAGCCAATTTCATATATCTTTTCTGAGTGCTTATATTCAATAGTAGATTGGTTCTGTATCTCTATCCAAAACTCTACCCATCAAAGCATTAATGGCATGCATAACAATGTAACCAAGAAAACCAAGTTTTCAAGCAAGATTACAAACCCTCAATACAAACATCATGACAAACCAATTCCACTCAACACATAATCAAAGCAAAATCCCAATCTCAATCCACAAAGAAAAGCAATGCAAAACCCGAAAAACTACTCACGTAGATATTGAGCTGCCTCATGAAGCTAGAAAAGTTGCTGTGCTTGAAATTCTTGGGGAGCATCAAAACCGAGAACTGGGTCACGTCCCTAATCACAAAGCTGTCATTGCTCTCACTCCACGAGATTATAGAGTCCGTTTCTTCGTCGTCGACCATCTCGTAACATTTTCTCAGAAACGGAGGCACCGATCCCTCGGCGGAGCCGGACCCATCTCCggtcttctccttctccttcgaTTTTCTCACCATGGCCGTAGGATTGTGGGGGTTTTGAGGAGGACCCAAGAAGTTGAAATTGGGGTTTTGGGAAGACCCAGAAGGGAAAGAGAGGAGTAGAATTGAATAGGATCGGAGGGATAATATGTACTTTTGCCGTGTTGACGGGGGTTCAAGGGACAGAGGGAAGAAACTTCTCTGATATTTTTGCCCCCATTTGTCTTGGTCAAGAGATATTTCTAACCCCGGTCCACAAGTCCCGCCCAGCCCAATTTGGGATATATTGCACCGGGATATGAAAGTGGCGTTTCATGACGTGAACTCATACGAATTGATACGACAAATGTCGTATCTTGATCTTTAATTTAAATGATGATTTGTTGGAAATTGATAGATTAAAGATGATGGTATGCTTGAAATTGGTTGAATTTGAGCTTTCgagcatttttttttgaatattaaCTCTATGAGCTCATGGGTTGTGCAAAGAGCTTGAACGATTGTTCGTTAATATAAGTCTCtcataaaaaagtaaaaattaaaaaagcatAATTACTGACAGCACTtctaataaataaaattaacgaAAAAACACTTTTATCGTGGAATAGTGCGGCGAGAACAGCTGATGAAAGCAATTTGAAGTGCATCTTCATTGAAGAAGATGTTAAATTCAAAtgccaaatttgaattttgtcAATTTATGTGGCACATGATGTTTTTGGCTGATCTCAACTCCAACATGTATGtcttaaataataataataataataataataataaataaataaataaaacacacacacaataaaaaccaaaaccaaaaccaaattcccattttttttctCATCATTCCTCCATTATTCAAGTCTTTATCTCCATCAAAACTCAGCAAATTAAATCTCATATCTTtgttaaaaatatattaaaaaaaaaaaaatctcatatcCCCAATCTTCATTGAGCTCACCTGATCAATCACCTCACTCACTGATTTGATCCCAGACTTTCTGACACAACCTTAGTCTTCGATCTTCAACGAGACCTCACTTAATTATACATCTCCAACACATCCTCACTATGATCCCTGGCCCCAAAGTTCATGACCTCGATCTCATTCTAATCTCCGACCTCACTCTCGCATATGTGATTTGTCTATGACCACCCTCTTATAGGAATGGGTGTTGGTAAAGGAGAAGAGGATTCAATCTATTGAAAagtgaacaaaaacaaaattgacaGATTTTGAGAGATCTACCAAATTTGGCAGAGAGGCTTGGTATGCTAAATCCACATAGGAAATGGTAGATCTGCTGGAATTGATTTCCTCCGCTATTTTTTCCCGTTAAGCCTCCACCCTATTATTTGCTAGAACCGCCGGAAATCGATGCTCTTAGAGCTTCATATGGATTATGCCGAGCTCTTTGCTTACCTCCCATCTTTTGTATATTTGTTCCTCATTAGTTAATGAAATTACTTATATCCAAAAAATAATTGAGCATAAATGACCTTAGAGTACCGCAAGAGATTTTCTTTCGTGCATTCGTGCATCACTCTTGAGTCTTGACAATAATAAAGGCAGCAATCTCATTGACAAACATATTATCTCAATTACGTACCAACGTACTAATATGGAAAAATGCACTGATTAGTAGCTAACCAATCtttattaatttagttaattaacCAAACACACATATAATAATTAAACCACGTCTCTACTTGACGGTGCTCGATGGCTCAGTCAGGATTAGCCCCTGCTCGGTTTCCTTGGAGTCTTCGTGATCTCCTCAAGCTGAGTATGCGCGGAGTTAATGAAAGATGATGCTTCCTTTAGAGGATTGTCCATGGCTTCTTTAAGCTTCTTTAGGGCTTTGCAGTATGCTTCCTGCACCAAAATATCTTCATTTAGtaatagaatatatatatagttaaccGATTGTATCTTTAtcaaatataaagaaaacccTTGATCTAAATACTTACGTACCATGAATTGATCAAGGTCGGAGGAACTAGGATTGGTAAGGGCGGCCTTGAGCTTCTTATTATTGGCGGTGTCTTCTGTAACAGAAGTAGTAGTACTAGCGCTCCCTGTAATTGCACCAATTTCATCACCCAAACAAACCTGAGAAGATATATTAATTGGTCAACTAATTAAGAGAAAGAAACTAGACAACCTAGCTTGGAAATTAATTAAATGAAACtaatgacatatataatattatGGATCCCGACGTACCTTCAAGCAGTTGATGTGATTCTCAAGCAACAATCCATATAATGGATGACCTGATATCATCTTCTTTAGAGCTTCTTCCTCCTTGTCCTCATCTTGATCATCCCCTTCCTCCTGGCCGACGTGAATACGATCATCAGCTTGTTCATCTGAAGAAGTCACCACCCTAACATTAGTACCAGTATTCTCCGCCATCTCTCTCACTCCGATccctggctagctgtctctcacagattgatcgattttcctAGATAGCCTCGTACCCGCTAGTTATAGCAAGCTTCAGCCTCGTACTTCCTAATTCTTGGTACCTTGCTGGTCTGAGGAACCCGGGTCGGAGCAGTTATAATAAAGTCGAGGGAGTAGTGAGTCAGTTTTACGTACACAGTACGTTAAGGCTGCATCTATCGTCATCGAGAGGCTAGGGCTTTTTTACAGTCGTCCGATCCTCGATTAAAGCTAGCTGATTTTTCAGATTATTATTGAAACCATGAATGCATAGACTGCAGTTCTGTTTGTAGACCTATCTGCTCTGCTTATATATATCTTTTATCACCATGCCATCATGCTTCGATCAGTTCAGTGGAAACTGTTAAAACTTATTGGACCATTCTAGGTTGTTGCATACGTCTGTCTTTGACCTCAACACGCTGACAACTAGGAGCTGCTTGAGTTAGCTAGTAGTCCAAGCTAGTGCATACTACTACTTATCCCCCCAACCAGACCAATAAATTCAGAGTACTCGATACTCAGCACATGAGAGATACATATCGATCTATTTCTCAGAGAGCTAGCTAGGGACGATAACCCCTGCGTTACTTCAAAAAACAGATTTGAATTTGAGTTTTCGTTTTTCCTAACGCAATTGTACGTGCATGATGGATTCAAACTTGGTGTTTAACTTCCCCATAGGTTCgagttaacaaaaaaaaaaaaaagggtgtgcGAACAATATATTCAACATGAAAGACGACGAAAAATGATACTCGATAGTaaatacttatttattttagtgCATATACTACTCTATTAACTTATTGAGggttaattcaaaaaaaaaaaaaatccttattAAGGGAAGGAAGAGGAATCAAACTTGAAATCTCGAATTGCAAATTGAGGTGAATGCTCTTGGCTAGCTCTTTATCGTACAGAGGGTAATGAAGACTTTTTGATTGCTGCTACAGCTACGTTCCTTCTGCAAATGAAATAATTGTTCGTGCATGCATGCATGAAATGAGATCGAGGTCACTTTTCTTTTCTCATCACAGTAAAAGAATTGTACTTATCACATTATTGGTCAGTGATGATGTTATAATAATTGCACGAGCCTGAGCAGAATCAACTTAACTAATTGAAACTACGTACAAATACGTGGCTAAATATTTGACCAACCAATAGTACAGGCCTCTTCGTGTTCAATAGTTGGCCTAGTTCATCTACTAATTAAGAGCTGATCATCAACTCCTTATTGATCATATCCTCTTAATCATCTTATTTGTTTATAACTTATAGTTAGGCAAAAGCTAATGTGTCATTATTGACCAACCAATAGTACAGGCCTCTTCCTGTTCAATAGTTGGCCTAGTTCATCTCCTAATTAATTAAGAGCTGTTCATCAACTCCTTATTGATCATATATATCCTCTTAATCATCTTATTTGTTTATAACTTATAGTTAGGCAAAAGCTAATGTGTCATTGTTACAACGATGTCTAATATATTAGaccatatatgtatatatttcattACTAATTTCTTATTTGCATCTTTTCTGCATATATATGCTGCAGCTCGAAAGCGCAACTCCTCCACCAATGAATTGACAAGATTAAAGTCTGTCGAACAAAACATGTTTATAAGCTAAACCACTTGTGAAGTGGAGTAATCTGGATCCCCAACTAATCGTCCATGCCTTTAGCAGTTGGGTGCACATCGATTGTTCGATCACACATCTAATCAAAGTTTACTTTTATATATCtgtgttaatatatatatatatatatatatatatatatatatatacatacagatcctatccagagcggagctccgctatGAAATTAACGtatgaagttcgagttttgaatcacttttcggtctcatatccatatctcgaccgttcagtttttaggtgctagtgtatagatcatctctgcaaattttcagccaaattgatgatcgttaaggtatctaactcgcttaaaccaatggacggactaaatctgtcaacctgaaccgtactagctttaaggcaattatcaatgccttaatgaccatcattttggctgaaaatttgtagagacgatctatacactagtacctaaaaactgaacggtcgagatgtggatatgcgaccgaaaagtgaccaaaactagaacttcacacgttaattttcaaagaggagctccgctttggataaaatctgtatatatatatatatatatgaaaatttgaattttgaaatgtAAACATTCAACTGAGA belongs to Rosa chinensis cultivar Old Blush chromosome 4, RchiOBHm-V2, whole genome shotgun sequence and includes:
- the LOC112197499 gene encoding vacuolar iron transporter 1, giving the protein MAHDEARNLDSEKQRLLSQHKEKHFTAGEIVRDIIIGVSDGLTVPFALAAGLSGANATSSIVLTAGVAEVAAGAISMGLGGYLAAKSEADHYVRELRREQEEIVNVPDTEAAEVAEILAEYGIEHHEYTPVVNALRKNPQAWLDFMMKFELGLEKPDPRRALHSALTIAISYILGGVVPLIPYMFIPRAREALAGSVVLTLAALLIFGYAKGYFTGSKPFKSAFQTALIGAIASAAAFGMAKAIHP
- the LOC112197498 gene encoding heat stress transcription factor A-1, encoding MVRKSKEKEKTGDGSGSAEGSVPPFLRKCYEMVDDEETDSIISWSESNDSFVIRDVTQFSVLMLPKNFKHSNFSSFMRQLNIYGFRKIDPDHYVFANEGFIRGQKHLLKNIFRRKYPQGTDQSKTLQQKDNQRDDPDEPSEDIESGLWREVENLKIDKISLKQELVKLRQHQEISENNLLLLRDRLHGMEKDQQQMLSFLVMAMQNPGFLVQLVQSKEHSWRFAEAGNMLEEVDDGRPMAADGAIVRYQPLMDEAPEPVFTPHSGSEIQPEIDSFVNSDGVIVRYQPVDEAPDPVFTPNFVSEKQPEFDSYPDGVGDSFMNSDGAIVRYRSPMDAAPKPILTQSSGSGKQPEFDSYPDGMKDFFVNSDLVKMLMDDKLSPRENHAPFILPDADVDDNAWEKLLLTSYLLENTEGAKEERKEPEDSRMEVESTAAELDESKNFDSLIEQMNKSVHGSNMENSRNLEFIGEHLGLMASEPNKKQETQLGK
- the LOC112196419 gene encoding homeobox protein knotted-1-like 1; protein product: MAENTGTNVRVVTSSDEQADDRIHVGQEEGDDQDEDKEEEALKKMISGHPLYGLLLENHINCLKVCLGDEIGAITGSASTTTSVTEDTANNKKLKAALTNPSSSDLDQFMEAYCKALKKLKEAMDNPLKEASSFINSAHTQLEEITKTPRKPSRG